A region of Ignavibacteriota bacterium DNA encodes the following proteins:
- a CDS encoding PKD domain-containing protein, whose amino-acid sequence MKSVIFLFCVISTIQVALADWQDKIDYIETKLNYTVQQIRKVDNQKYQFLTYDKKTFRIIDFDINSGKVTDSITFDHNLNQNIVASYFDEERVVVINNYDNNNPIKLLIYSIKEKLMTDSLSIMMPIGVRYLIHTFHFSEIAYNERNKTVYFTYGAFAIEDLGKIARDYWFGNWGFVELSNNRIIKSEIMDDAYTDLVLTDNFIYFYNDLTADVGKYEIIGNQYKKYDNKKPRKLEEFSHYRKGELTIVNSNKLVYGMQRTFKEIDNELKDIRTIGILNTDVISLHNYNFSDRAVILGDNKTFYFANLNSLSLMDSIHFDKKFVILSSNYLNDGNDIFISCSDSTLKIINVRDKYRVDSDFIATDTLIYVNQEIQFFKKVPEDKGEYLWDLGNGMTSNDKSPIVSYSKPGFYTVKLIYLYDSERYETEKTKYIRVVEEHKPNFSSDVTRGATPLTVKFSNLTKGEELTYKWFFGDGTVSTEKDPVHTYDSVRAYNVKLQTKDLLTTKIETKYFYINTDSIEIEPVNIKNLTKIPLLCSRDIYSSRPQKSYEFRSGEDHVIQLVYCQMFSGGTTFADNHVQKVFLKDNKVVDIKNFYNNWIDLDGILPLGKYLFANNFYPDSCLDNMGIYNQRLLITQYDNRFNGRNSYYYPFYEGSIVSSKSLGNTLNSKNLVIHNFNLEPFDTNKTVIQVFTKKDTVVNGEYDISFTMIEDITFDGNLSVFQQHNQEFYSSVKTYFGIDKNDIDFLLMNQNGEIHRTTKNLSKFNSLFIFDYKKINDDMYVAVGITGTDFDKGAAYIAKFNGNGELVFEQEIRDINYSFIKILPLSSYEFAVLNTTNSKNKGFYVFNSNMQRIKDYRISDTTFVLSDIHKTSDNKIKLLGKTNKNSILDYLLIGVPNSLFAYSEYEADKLTVLMEMDNDIPLSIIEKNENNRVQHNIVFSIAPNPATDFITIQFSNKGLQPFVESMKVLIFDMLGLEVMSVGTGLDLSTQRIDVSHLPAGVYFIRINCSNGACSIVEKFVKM is encoded by the coding sequence ATGAAAAGCGTAATTTTTCTTTTTTGTGTTATATCAACTATTCAGGTTGCTTTAGCTGATTGGCAAGATAAAATTGATTATATTGAAACTAAACTTAATTACACGGTTCAACAAATCAGAAAAGTTGACAATCAAAAATATCAATTTTTAACTTATGATAAAAAAACTTTTCGTATAATTGATTTTGATATCAATAGCGGGAAGGTAACTGATAGTATTACTTTCGACCATAATCTCAACCAAAATATTGTAGCTTCATATTTTGATGAAGAAAGAGTAGTTGTAATTAATAATTATGACAACAATAACCCGATAAAACTTTTAATTTATAGTATTAAAGAAAAGTTAATGACGGACAGTTTAAGTATTATGATGCCAATTGGAGTTAGGTATCTTATTCATACTTTTCACTTTAGTGAAATAGCTTATAATGAAAGAAACAAAACTGTTTATTTTACTTATGGCGCCTTTGCAATAGAAGATTTGGGTAAGATAGCACGGGATTATTGGTTCGGCAATTGGGGTTTTGTGGAATTGTCAAACAATAGAATTATCAAATCAGAAATTATGGACGATGCTTACACTGATTTGGTTCTTACAGATAATTTTATTTACTTTTACAACGATTTAACTGCTGATGTCGGCAAATATGAAATTATTGGGAATCAGTACAAAAAATATGACAATAAAAAACCAAGAAAATTGGAAGAATTTTCACATTACAGAAAAGGCGAATTAACAATTGTAAATTCTAATAAATTAGTTTACGGTATGCAAAGAACTTTTAAAGAAATAGATAATGAGCTAAAGGACATAAGAACTATTGGTATTCTAAATACTGATGTAATATCGTTACATAACTATAACTTCTCCGATAGAGCCGTAATTTTAGGTGATAATAAAACATTTTACTTTGCCAATCTGAATTCATTATCACTTATGGATTCTATACACTTTGATAAAAAATTTGTAATTTTGTCATCAAATTATCTGAACGATGGTAATGACATATTCATTAGTTGTTCTGATTCCACTTTGAAAATTATTAATGTAAGAGATAAATATAGAGTTGATTCCGATTTTATTGCAACAGATACTTTGATATATGTTAATCAGGAAATACAGTTTTTCAAAAAAGTTCCGGAGGACAAAGGTGAATATCTCTGGGATTTAGGTAATGGAATGACATCGAACGACAAGTCTCCAATTGTTTCTTATTCCAAACCGGGTTTTTATACTGTTAAACTGATATATCTATATGATAGTGAGAGATATGAAACCGAGAAGACTAAATATATACGTGTTGTGGAAGAGCACAAACCGAACTTTTCAAGTGATGTAACTCGTGGAGCCACCCCACTTACCGTAAAATTTAGTAATCTTACAAAGGGAGAGGAGTTAACTTACAAGTGGTTTTTTGGAGATGGTACTGTCAGTACAGAAAAAGATCCTGTCCATACTTATGATTCAGTTAGAGCTTATAATGTTAAGCTACAAACAAAGGATTTATTAACTACCAAAATTGAGACAAAATACTTTTATATTAATACTGATTCAATAGAAATTGAACCTGTTAATATCAAGAACTTAACAAAAATCCCCCTCTTGTGTTCAAGGGATATATATTCATCAAGACCACAAAAATCTTATGAATTCAGAAGCGGAGAAGACCATGTAATTCAACTTGTTTATTGCCAAATGTTTAGTGGGGGTACCACTTTTGCGGATAATCACGTGCAAAAGGTATTTTTAAAAGATAATAAAGTCGTTGATATTAAAAATTTTTATAACAATTGGATAGACCTTGATGGAATTTTGCCTCTTGGAAAATATCTATTTGCAAATAATTTTTATCCGGATTCCTGTCTTGACAATATGGGTATTTATAACCAAAGACTATTAATAACCCAATACGATAATAGATTTAACGGGCGTAATTCATATTATTATCCATTTTACGAAGGAAGTATTGTTAGTTCAAAATCACTTGGCAATACATTAAATTCTAAAAATCTGGTTATACATAACTTTAACTTAGAGCCGTTTGATACTAATAAGACAGTGATACAGGTATTCACTAAAAAAGACACGGTAGTTAATGGTGAATACGATATAAGCTTTACGATGATTGAAGATATTACATTTGACGGTAATTTATCTGTTTTTCAACAGCATAACCAAGAATTCTATTCTTCTGTTAAAACTTACTTCGGAATTGATAAAAATGATATTGATTTTTTACTAATGAATCAAAATGGTGAAATCCACAGAACAACAAAAAATCTATCAAAATTTAACTCTCTTTTTATTTTTGATTACAAGAAAATTAATGATGATATGTATGTAGCTGTAGGTATAACAGGTACTGACTTTGATAAAGGTGCTGCATATATTGCCAAATTTAATGGGAACGGGGAATTGGTTTTTGAGCAGGAAATTAGAGATATTAATTATTCATTTATAAAAATTCTGCCACTCAGCTCTTATGAATTCGCTGTATTGAATACCACAAATTCAAAGAACAAAGGATTTTACGTTTTCAATTCCAATATGCAAAGAATTAAAGATTACAGAATTTCCGATACAACCTTCGTTTTATCTGATATTCATAAAACAAGTGATAACAAAATCAAGTTATTGGGAAAAACAAATAAAAATTCAATATTGGACTATTTACTTATTGGTGTTCCAAATAGTTTATTTGCCTATTCTGAGTATGAAGCCGATAAATTGACTGTACTAATGGAGATGGATAACGACATACCTTTAAGCATTATTGAAAAGAATGAGAACAATAGAGTTCAGCATAATATCGTATTTAGTATTGCTCCTAATCCCGCTACAGATTTCATCACCATCCAATTCAGCAACAAAGGGCTTCAGCCCTTTGTAGAGAGTATGAAGGTGCTGATATTTGATATGCTTGGGCTGGAAGTAATGTCTGTAGGGACAGGGCTTGACCTGTCCACCCAAAGAATTGATGTTTCGCATTTGCCGGCTGGTGTGTATTTTATAAGGATTAATTGCAGCAATGGAGCTTGCTCCATTGTTGAAAAATTTGTAAAGATGTGA
- a CDS encoding fumarylacetoacetate hydrolase family protein produces MKLVTYQKKDLSHSLGIMLDGSVFDLQKSAFAIGHKLPTEMLEFLKGGEEFMEIAREVEKKIIKSGNVTPEKYLKLASPVLNPPSMRDGYAFRQHVAAARRNRGVDMIPEFDSYPIFYFTNHNAVFGEGDVIVENDHLHKLDFELEWAVIIGKSGKNISSQDADSHIAGFTIMNDLSARRLQMEEMLLNLGPAKGKDFATTLGPFMITPDELEDRKIETPFGNLYDLEMTAYHNGKQVSLGNTKDMTWTFAEIIERASYGVELHIGDVIGSGTVGTGCYLELNGTWAREAKERGEDFTPVWLNNGDEIELRVERLGSLKNRMVLSANNVSILDKKKAF; encoded by the coding sequence ATGAAATTAGTTACTTATCAGAAGAAAGACCTTAGCCATTCACTCGGAATTATGCTTGATGGCTCTGTATTTGATTTGCAGAAATCAGCTTTTGCAATTGGTCATAAACTGCCAACAGAAATGCTCGAATTTCTCAAAGGTGGCGAGGAGTTTATGGAAATTGCACGCGAAGTTGAGAAGAAAATTATAAAATCCGGAAATGTTACTCCGGAAAAATATCTCAAACTTGCTTCACCTGTTCTTAATCCGCCGTCTATGCGTGACGGCTATGCTTTTCGCCAGCACGTAGCAGCAGCCCGCCGTAACCGCGGTGTGGATATGATACCGGAATTTGACTCTTATCCTATATTTTATTTTACAAATCATAATGCTGTTTTTGGCGAGGGTGATGTAATTGTTGAAAATGACCACCTTCACAAACTTGATTTTGAGCTTGAATGGGCTGTCATAATTGGAAAGAGTGGTAAGAATATCAGCTCTCAGGATGCAGATTCACATATTGCAGGATTTACGATTATGAATGATTTATCGGCACGCCGCCTGCAAATGGAAGAAATGCTTCTTAATCTCGGTCCTGCAAAAGGTAAGGATTTTGCTACTACTTTAGGACCATTTATGATAACTCCCGATGAACTTGAAGACCGCAAAATTGAGACTCCATTCGGCAACTTGTACGACCTCGAAATGACTGCGTACCATAATGGTAAGCAGGTTTCACTTGGCAATACAAAGGATATGACCTGGACTTTTGCTGAAATAATTGAGCGAGCTTCTTATGGTGTGGAATTGCACATCGGTGATGTAATCGGCTCGGGAACTGTCGGCACCGGTTGCTACTTAGAGCTTAACGGCACTTGGGCAAGAGAAGCAAAAGAACGTGGCGAGGACTTTACTCCAGTTTGGCTGAATAACGGAGATGAAATCGAGCTTAGAGTTGAGCGGCTCGGCTCTCTGAAAAACAGAATGGTTTTATCCGCTAATAATGTTTCAATTTTAGATAAAAAGAAGGCATTTTAA
- a CDS encoding flavin reductase family protein, protein MFRTINPNEIKQSEVQKWLTGGVAPRPIAFVSTISKDGIKNLSPFSFFGAFGSNPPVVAFSPSRRGRDNTLKDTYNNLIETGECVIHSVTMDIVQQMNLASSEFPPEVDEFFMAGFTPVESQIVKPFRVKESPFAMECKLLQMVELGGKHGSGNLAICEVLLFHVDESIITEDKIDPFKIRHTARNGGNWYTIADKNSMYELPKPSHDNAIGYNGLPEYIRNSRILSANDIAVLAHTDRLPRMEEIEDYCNRMVDTDEMNIQQAEFRETVKSNRQINLEDCERIIKSAIDSNDIDFALKVVVYGEFNLIAD, encoded by the coding sequence ATGTTTAGAACTATTAATCCTAATGAAATTAAGCAAAGTGAAGTCCAGAAATGGCTTACCGGTGGTGTTGCACCGCGTCCTATAGCTTTTGTTTCTACAATCAGCAAAGATGGTATAAAGAATTTGTCGCCTTTCTCATTTTTTGGTGCTTTTGGTTCAAATCCACCGGTGGTGGCATTTTCTCCTTCAAGGCGCGGGAGAGATAACACGCTCAAGGATACTTATAATAATCTCATTGAAACAGGTGAGTGTGTAATACATTCCGTAACTATGGACATTGTCCAGCAGATGAACCTTGCATCAAGTGAATTCCCGCCTGAAGTGGATGAGTTTTTTATGGCTGGCTTTACTCCGGTCGAATCTCAAATTGTAAAACCATTCAGAGTGAAAGAATCTCCTTTTGCTATGGAATGTAAATTATTGCAAATGGTTGAACTTGGCGGTAAACATGGCTCAGGCAATCTTGCAATTTGTGAAGTATTGCTGTTTCATGTAGATGAAAGTATTATCACTGAAGACAAGATAGACCCGTTCAAAATCCGGCACACTGCTCGAAACGGCGGGAATTGGTACACCATTGCCGATAAAAATTCAATGTATGAACTGCCCAAACCATCGCATGATAATGCAATAGGATACAATGGACTGCCGGAATATATCCGGAATTCAAGAATATTATCAGCAAATGATATTGCAGTTCTTGCACACACTGACAGATTGCCAAGAATGGAAGAAATTGAGGATTACTGCAACAGAATGGTTGATACTGATGAAATGAATATTCAGCAGGCAGAATTTCGCGAAACTGTGAAATCTAACAGGCAAATAAACCTTGAGGATTGCGAAAGAATTATTAAATCCGCAATTGACAGCAATGACATAGATTTTGCACTGAAAGTAGTAGTTTATGGTGAATTTAACCTTATAGCGGATTAA
- a CDS encoding efflux RND transporter permease subunit translates to MILAKISIERPIMTTMVILVFLIFGYISFTSLNMNQVPEVNIPFVTIQTVYPGAGPKEIETQISKKIEDAVATVSQIKRLESYSLDGVSLVMIEFDLKKNIDIANQEVKDKVEEIINYLPNDADRPIIQKVDLQSFPIIDIVFSGNLSPKELYDVANRTLKDRFSQIAGVARVNLIGGEEREIKITFDDRTVFENIISLPQMLGILGAQNFDIPGGYFNIEGTEYTVRMKGEFQDLDEIGEMEVPTAFGKKKLNQIASIDDASKTVRQRAVYFDNKTKLRDENVVRLSIIKASDGNAINISNDLKKIMPELKEIIPNGTKLTIVNDDSSFTKSNVDDTMGNIYLGILFTSIILLLFLHDLRSTLIVALSMPTSIISTFLLVKASGFSLNMMSLMGISVSVGVLVSNSIVVIENIFRYKDLGKSRKEAAYLGTKEVVVAVFAATLTNVVVFVPLANISSMVGEFLKELALTATYATIFSLLMSFTLTPMLASLLIPEKPKIGRLSKILMRFENLQKSLYEKVLRFFLKNKYIPIFSLVGVAVIFYVVVIAVYGPNLAVEFMPQGDNGKIRIQVKLPEGDDLTSTTQLMRQIEQRVSKYDDVENILTNIGKSTDLDIGANLSLMEVYLNEAKYRETSVQDYVTMFIRDLADIPNADIKVGVAENMAGPGAPIEFFLLGQDLNKLESIKDEIMDKIKNVEGLVNLDNSSSAGKPEITITPKREKMAEVGITVNEIALTLRAAIEGIVSTQFKELGEEYDISVTLNEESTNTPEKIANIPIATPMGSFRLSQLCEVEFTKGFTMVLRRDKYIAIKFTADAAPGVPTGNIINEITKIIDGENVGGEMQGGIDMPVGYRIKWAGTSEMQMEMAMDLGFAFMLAFLLTYMLLAAMLESFWQPVLILITLPLALIGVILLMYYTDTNFGLTAMMGMIMLLGIVVNNAILLLDYTNQLVRDEKLSAKDALIKAGPTKIKPILMSTTAIILGMLPMALGMGETGSEMRIPLGIVSIGGLLMSTVLTLIIVPSAYYVNDGVFRFFGRLFRRKPKSV, encoded by the coding sequence ATGATACTTGCAAAAATATCTATAGAAAGACCTATTATGACTACAATGGTTATTCTGGTCTTCTTGATATTCGGATATATTTCCTTCACAAGTTTGAATATGAATCAGGTGCCGGAAGTTAATATTCCTTTTGTGACGATTCAGACTGTCTACCCTGGTGCCGGTCCTAAGGAAATTGAAACACAGATAAGCAAGAAGATTGAAGATGCAGTAGCCACTGTCAGCCAGATTAAAAGACTCGAATCATACTCACTTGACGGCGTTTCACTTGTGATGATTGAATTCGATTTAAAGAAAAATATTGATATTGCTAATCAGGAAGTTAAAGATAAAGTCGAAGAGATCATCAATTATTTACCTAATGATGCTGACAGACCTATTATTCAGAAAGTTGACCTTCAATCTTTTCCGATTATAGATATAGTTTTTTCGGGAAATTTAAGTCCGAAAGAGCTCTATGACGTTGCCAACCGTACTCTAAAAGACAGATTTTCTCAAATTGCCGGTGTAGCAAGAGTAAATCTTATCGGTGGTGAGGAGCGGGAAATAAAAATAACTTTTGATGACAGAACAGTGTTCGAAAATATTATCTCGCTACCTCAAATGCTTGGAATTTTGGGTGCTCAGAATTTTGACATTCCGGGCGGATATTTCAATATTGAAGGAACTGAATATACCGTCCGTATGAAAGGTGAATTTCAGGACCTTGATGAAATTGGTGAGATGGAAGTGCCAACAGCATTCGGAAAGAAAAAATTAAACCAGATTGCTTCTATTGATGACGCTTCGAAGACTGTCCGCCAGCGAGCTGTTTATTTTGATAACAAAACCAAACTTCGTGATGAGAATGTAGTTAGACTGAGTATTATCAAAGCATCTGACGGTAATGCAATCAATATTTCAAATGATTTGAAAAAAATCATGCCTGAGCTGAAAGAAATTATTCCTAATGGTACTAAACTTACTATCGTTAATGATGACTCAAGCTTTACTAAATCGAATGTTGATGACACAATGGGCAATATTTATTTGGGTATATTGTTTACATCAATAATTTTGCTTTTATTTCTTCATGATTTAAGGTCAACTTTGATTGTTGCTCTTTCAATGCCAACTTCAATAATTTCAACATTCCTGCTTGTAAAAGCATCAGGATTCTCTCTAAATATGATGTCGCTTATGGGAATATCAGTTTCTGTGGGTGTTTTGGTATCGAATTCAATCGTTGTAATTGAAAATATTTTCAGATACAAAGATTTAGGTAAATCTAGGAAAGAAGCGGCGTATTTAGGAACTAAAGAAGTTGTTGTAGCAGTGTTTGCTGCGACACTTACAAATGTTGTAGTTTTTGTTCCCCTTGCAAATATCAGTTCTATGGTTGGAGAATTCCTCAAAGAACTTGCTCTGACAGCTACTTATGCTACAATATTTTCACTTCTGATGTCATTCACACTTACTCCGATGCTGGCTTCTCTGCTTATACCTGAGAAACCAAAAATTGGCAGATTATCGAAAATATTAATGAGATTTGAAAATTTACAAAAAAGTCTTTACGAAAAAGTATTAAGATTTTTCTTGAAAAATAAATACATACCGATATTTTCACTTGTAGGTGTAGCTGTAATTTTTTATGTTGTGGTTATTGCTGTCTATGGACCAAATCTTGCAGTAGAGTTTATGCCGCAAGGTGATAACGGAAAAATTCGTATTCAGGTGAAATTGCCTGAAGGCGATGACCTGACATCAACTACTCAGCTTATGCGTCAAATTGAACAAAGAGTTAGCAAATATGATGATGTTGAAAATATTCTAACTAATATTGGCAAGTCAACGGATTTAGATATTGGAGCGAATTTATCACTGATGGAAGTTTACTTAAATGAAGCTAAATACCGTGAAACTTCTGTTCAGGATTATGTAACTATGTTCATCAGAGACCTCGCTGACATTCCTAATGCTGACATTAAAGTTGGTGTTGCAGAGAATATGGCTGGTCCGGGCGCACCTATTGAATTCTTCCTGCTTGGTCAGGATTTGAATAAATTAGAATCCATAAAAGATGAAATTATGGATAAAATCAAGAATGTTGAAGGGCTTGTTAATCTTGACAATTCATCAAGTGCCGGTAAACCTGAAATTACGATTACGCCAAAACGTGAAAAAATGGCTGAAGTTGGAATTACTGTCAATGAAATTGCCCTTACACTTCGCGCTGCAATTGAGGGCATTGTTTCAACTCAATTTAAAGAACTTGGTGAAGAATATGATATTTCAGTTACTTTAAACGAAGAATCAACAAATACACCCGAAAAGATTGCTAATATTCCAATAGCCACCCCAATGGGTAGCTTCAGATTGTCACAGCTTTGCGAAGTCGAATTTACCAAAGGGTTTACAATGGTATTGAGAAGAGATAAGTATATCGCAATTAAGTTCACTGCTGATGCTGCACCCGGAGTTCCGACAGGAAATATTATCAATGAAATCACCAAAATTATAGATGGTGAAAATGTCGGAGGGGAAATGCAAGGTGGAATTGATATGCCTGTTGGCTATCGTATTAAATGGGCTGGTACATCAGAAATGCAGATGGAAATGGCTATGGACTTAGGATTTGCATTTATGCTTGCATTTTTGCTGACATATATGCTACTTGCAGCTATGCTGGAGAGCTTCTGGCAACCTGTACTCATTCTGATAACTTTACCACTCGCATTAATTGGTGTTATTCTTCTGATGTATTATACTGATACTAACTTTGGTCTTACTGCAATGATGGGAATGATTATGCTTCTTGGTATTGTGGTTAATAATGCGATTCTCCTGCTGGATTATACTAATCAGCTTGTGCGGGATGAAAAACTTTCTGCTAAGGATGCCCTCATCAAAGCCGGACCAACAAAAATAAAGCCGATTCTTATGTCAACTACTGCGATTATTCTCGGTATGTTACCAATGGCACTCGGTATGGGTGAAACAGGCTCTGAGATGAGAATACCACTCGGTATTGTTTCTATTGGCGGATTGCTTATGTCAACAGTGCTGACCTTAATAATTGTACCGTCTGCTTATTACGTCAATGATGGTGTTTTTAGGTTCTTTGGTAGATTATTCAGAAGAAAACCTAAATCCGTATAA
- a CDS encoding efflux RND transporter periplasmic adaptor subunit has product MNYFKFLRSGIFLLLLGTISFTFTSCMKEKVEPPKSMEQIKSEEGIPVTVIEVKTSGFSKELSYFAQLVPIKETVEISKVSDKIIKLNVSVGDYVKEGQIVMEFPSNNPALQYDQAKAALDNAEITVKRMKELLDAGEISQQMYDNTNTQYIVSKRNFEQLNQVINVKAPASGMIINLPYRAGDVPELGKVLFSVANTGKMIAKLNVSDKEIGFIKKGMEADVRWNGSIFKGRVSMIGLEMSPMTRSFPVEIELNNPKNELKSGLSVDVRIKISDESEIIAIDRKYIIDDNDKKFVFVSDNGKSVKKEVTTGKESGVMVEITGGLNVGESLISCCTTFLEDGTKIKVESKGSK; this is encoded by the coding sequence ATGAATTATTTTAAATTCCTTAGAAGTGGAATCTTCCTTTTACTTCTTGGAACTATTAGTTTTACATTTACTTCATGTATGAAGGAAAAGGTCGAACCACCGAAAAGTATGGAACAAATTAAATCGGAAGAAGGTATTCCTGTAACGGTTATAGAAGTGAAGACCAGTGGTTTTTCAAAAGAACTGTCATACTTTGCACAATTAGTACCGATTAAAGAAACTGTTGAAATATCAAAAGTTTCGGACAAAATTATTAAGTTGAATGTATCAGTTGGTGACTACGTCAAAGAAGGACAAATTGTAATGGAATTCCCTTCAAATAATCCTGCTTTGCAATATGATCAAGCTAAAGCCGCACTTGATAATGCTGAAATCACAGTAAAAAGGATGAAGGAGTTACTTGATGCCGGAGAAATATCCCAGCAAATGTACGACAATACGAATACTCAGTATATAGTTTCTAAAAGAAATTTCGAACAGCTTAATCAGGTAATCAATGTCAAAGCTCCTGCTTCAGGTATGATTATTAATTTACCTTACCGAGCAGGTGATGTCCCTGAATTAGGAAAAGTACTTTTTTCAGTTGCCAATACCGGAAAAATGATAGCAAAACTGAATGTATCAGACAAAGAAATAGGTTTTATTAAAAAAGGCATGGAAGCAGATGTTAGATGGAATGGCAGTATTTTCAAAGGAAGAGTTTCGATGATTGGACTTGAAATGTCTCCAATGACACGCTCTTTTCCTGTTGAAATTGAGTTAAATAATCCAAAAAATGAGCTAAAAAGCGGACTGAGTGTTGATGTTAGAATCAAAATTTCTGATGAATCAGAGATTATAGCAATTGATAGAAAATATATTATTGATGATAATGATAAAAAGTTTGTGTTTGTCTCCGATAATGGAAAATCTGTAAAAAAAGAAGTTACAACAGGAAAAGAAAGCGGAGTAATGGTTGAAATTACAGGGGGTCTGAATGTTGGAGAAAGTCTGATTTCATGCTGCACTACATTCCTCGAAGATGGCACAAAGATTAAAGTAGAATCCAAAGGAAGTAAATAA
- a CDS encoding TolC family protein codes for MIQNIFDKFKIIILVISVLILNNFDAESQVKILTLDDAIKTALQNNSDTRIALLEVKKAQSAVNEAFGYALPSVDFSASYTHLLEKPRMPFPDFEALLNNSTYSVLEAENLIPKDPNHFLPMRNVLQAFALSNNYEAKLEVTQILFNSAVFTGIGASGKYLQTSQEMLNSKVSKTVLQVKQAFYGIVLAKEVVDLMNVSLDNFQKHYKNVKAMYDQGIAAEYNVLQAEVQVENFKPSLLEAENALKNSKEGLKLILKLDKDTEIDVDGSLVYNEIAVAQANDLIKIANERNNDIRTLESKIEVDEAFIDLDRSDWWPSLAAFGNYSLNGMADDFNFLNYRQSMVGVALQMNLFNGNRTKNKVQQATIERIKTEEQLSQLRDFVTLQIKTKLNELDRVKQNLISADRNVELAEKTAKIASIGYTNGTRTQLEVLTAETQLRQAKTNRLQSVYAYIVTLNEIDDLIGNIKDDYIQMVMRNEINK; via the coding sequence ATGATTCAAAATATTTTTGATAAATTCAAAATCATAATTCTGGTTATTTCAGTTTTGATTTTGAATAACTTTGATGCAGAATCTCAGGTCAAAATATTGACATTGGATGATGCTATAAAGACAGCACTTCAGAATAATTCTGATACAAGAATTGCACTCCTTGAAGTAAAGAAAGCCCAATCTGCAGTGAATGAAGCATTCGGCTATGCCTTACCTTCAGTTGATTTTTCAGCAAGTTACACTCACTTACTTGAGAAACCGAGAATGCCATTTCCGGATTTTGAAGCATTGCTTAATAACTCAACATATTCAGTTCTTGAAGCAGAAAACCTTATTCCAAAAGACCCAAATCATTTTCTTCCAATGAGAAATGTACTTCAGGCATTTGCACTTTCTAACAATTACGAAGCAAAACTTGAAGTTACTCAGATTTTATTCAATTCCGCAGTATTTACAGGAATTGGAGCATCAGGCAAGTATTTGCAGACATCTCAGGAAATGCTGAACAGCAAAGTTTCTAAGACAGTCCTTCAAGTTAAGCAAGCATTTTACGGAATAGTACTTGCAAAAGAAGTTGTTGATTTAATGAATGTCAGTCTTGACAATTTCCAAAAGCACTATAAAAATGTGAAAGCAATGTACGACCAAGGTATAGCAGCTGAATACAACGTTCTTCAGGCGGAAGTACAGGTCGAAAATTTTAAACCTTCTTTACTTGAGGCTGAAAATGCTTTAAAAAATTCCAAGGAAGGACTTAAGCTGATTCTGAAACTTGATAAAGATACTGAAATTGATGTTGATGGTAGTTTGGTGTACAATGAAATTGCAGTTGCTCAGGCAAACGATTTAATCAAAATTGCAAATGAACGTAATAATGATATTCGTACACTTGAATCAAAAATCGAAGTTGACGAAGCTTTCATTGATCTCGACAGGTCTGACTGGTGGCCCTCGCTTGCTGCTTTTGGTAATTACTCGTTAAATGGCATGGCTGATGATTTTAATTTTTTGAATTATCGCCAATCAATGGTAGGCGTCGCCTTGCAAATGAATCTTTTCAACGGTAACAGAACAAAAAACAAGGTTCAGCAAGCTACAATTGAACGTATCAAAACTGAGGAACAGTTATCCCAACTTCGTGATTTTGTAACTTTACAAATTAAAACTAAATTAAACGAATTGGACAGAGTTAAGCAAAACCTGATCTCTGCTGACCGCAATGTCGAACTTGCTGAAAAAACGGCGAAAATTGCCTCAATTGGTTATACAAACGGTACCAGAACTCAGCTCGAAGTCTTAACAGCTGAAACTCAACTCAGACAAGCAAAGACAAACCGCTTGCAGTCGGTTTATGCTTATATCGTTACACTGAATGAAATTGATGACCTGATTGGTAATATTAAAGATGATTACATCCAAATGGTGATGAGAAATGAAATTAACAAATAA